The Nomia melanderi isolate GNS246 chromosome 7, iyNomMela1, whole genome shotgun sequence genome includes a window with the following:
- the LOC116424211 gene encoding dnaJ homolog subfamily C member 5 isoform X2 — MDGRKMSTSGDTLYQILEIPKTATCEDIKKTYRKLALKYHPDKNPNNPEAAEKFKEINRAHAILTDLSKRNIYDNYGSLGLYVAEQLGETSVNTCFYTTPTWCKALLILCGLLTACYFCCFCCCCCCCNFCFGRCKPIPPENSGVYHNLQEEESDDDAITAQPQGAPQNSSSNQSIFAMPPPNATADENTNLNSGAEKVIYTTAASTNPFIGANAGAPATGLTKW, encoded by the exons ATGGATGGAAGAAAAATGTC AACATCGGGGGATACCCTGTACCAAATTTTGGAGATTCCAAAAACTGCCACATGTGAGGATATTAAGAAGACTTATAGAAAATTAGCATTAAAATATCATCCTGATAAAAACCCAAATAATCCAGAAGCTGCTGAGaag tttaaagaaataaatagagcACATGCTATATTAACAGATTTGTCGAAACGTAACATATATGACAATTATGGATCCCTTGGATTGTATGTTGCTGAACAATTAGGTGAAACAAGTGTTAATACCTGCTTCTACACTACTCCTACCTGGTGCAAG GCACTTTTAATATTGTGTGGTCTGTTGACTGCATGTTATTTTTGCTGTttctgctgttgctgttgttgctgcaaCTTCTGTTTCGGTAGATGCAAACCGATACCACCAGAGAATAGTGGAGTATACCATAACCTTCAG GAGGAAGAAAGCGATGATGACGCGATCACGGCGCAACCCCAGGGTGCCCCGCAGAACAGTTCTTCGAACCAGTCGATCTTCGCCATGCCGCCACCGAACGCGACCGCCGACGAGAACACGAACTTGAACAGCGGCGCCGAGAAAGTTATTTACACGACCG CCGCATCTACAAATCCTTTCATTGGCGCAAACGCTGGCGCACCCGCCACAGGCCTTACAAAGTGGTAG
- the CSP1 gene encoding chemosensory protein 1, with protein MNSKSLMLFVSVLSVILAVTYADEDEDTETYTSKYDDINVDEILTNSKLRKQYENCYLDKGPCVTPDAVYFKDKFVDIFTTNCKKCTAKQVQFYDKIVSWYAENDQDTWNTIVEKTLEDARKLGKAQ; from the exons ATGAATTCGAAGAGTTTGATGCTTTTTGTTTCCGTTCTGTCGGTCATCTTGGCGGTAACCTATGCCGACGAGGATGAAGACACAGAAACGTATACTTCGAAGTACGACGATATTAACGTTGATGAAATTCTAACAAATAGTAAACTTAGGAAGCAGTATGAAAACTGCTATTTGGACAAAGGACCTTGCGTCACACCGGATGCCGTGTATTTCAaag ACAAGTTTGTTGATATCTTCACGACGAACTGCAAAAAGTGCACTGCGAAGCAGGTGCAATTCTATGATAAAATTGTATCGTGGTACGCAGAGAACGATCAGGATACCTGGAACACTATTGTTGAAAAGACACTCGAAGATGCTAGGAAACTCGGGAAAgcacaataa
- the LOC116424211 gene encoding dnaJ homolog subfamily C member 5 isoform X1, which yields MDGRKMSTSGDTLYQILEIPKTATCEDIKKTYRKLALKYHPDKNPNNPEAAEKFKEINRAHAILTDLSKRNIYDNYGSLGLYVAEQLGETSVNTCFYTTPTWCKALLILCGLLTACYFCCFCCCCCCCNFCFGRCKPIPPENSGVYHNLQRDLNPDGDVVTIQPRSVAKEEESDDDAITAQPQGAPQNSSSNQSIFAMPPPNATADENTNLNSGAEKVIYTTAASTNPFIGANAGAPATGLTKW from the exons ATGGATGGAAGAAAAATGTC AACATCGGGGGATACCCTGTACCAAATTTTGGAGATTCCAAAAACTGCCACATGTGAGGATATTAAGAAGACTTATAGAAAATTAGCATTAAAATATCATCCTGATAAAAACCCAAATAATCCAGAAGCTGCTGAGaag tttaaagaaataaatagagcACATGCTATATTAACAGATTTGTCGAAACGTAACATATATGACAATTATGGATCCCTTGGATTGTATGTTGCTGAACAATTAGGTGAAACAAGTGTTAATACCTGCTTCTACACTACTCCTACCTGGTGCAAG GCACTTTTAATATTGTGTGGTCTGTTGACTGCATGTTATTTTTGCTGTttctgctgttgctgttgttgctgcaaCTTCTGTTTCGGTAGATGCAAACCGATACCACCAGAGAATAGTGGAGTATACCATAACCTTCAG CGGGACCTGAATCCAGATGGTGATGTCGTGACGATTCAACCGAGAAGCGTGGCCAAG GAGGAAGAAAGCGATGATGACGCGATCACGGCGCAACCCCAGGGTGCCCCGCAGAACAGTTCTTCGAACCAGTCGATCTTCGCCATGCCGCCACCGAACGCGACCGCCGACGAGAACACGAACTTGAACAGCGGCGCCGAGAAAGTTATTTACACGACCG CCGCATCTACAAATCCTTTCATTGGCGCAAACGCTGGCGCACCCGCCACAGGCCTTACAAAGTGGTAG